The following are encoded in a window of Terriglobales bacterium genomic DNA:
- a CDS encoding CHAT domain-containing protein — protein sequence MTRGLSLVLFALLLTCTTVLAQGGPTTGTTDQVTERARQLYSEQGPRAALPEFERALELYRQEGNRLGEAIVLGLIGNCHKRFGDFPKALDYLNRALAMKRELGDRLEEGKTLSHLGLVYWEMGDYPRAIEQLTGSIAIAREAGSKQLEGSALNNLSLVYDELGNYRKSLEQYQRVLELYRGTDFARGESDTLGNIGGVYLLLGQYREAMRYYQQALAISERLNLKPSASQDLGNIALCHVGLGQVKEALHAFDRALVLAREAGLTKEEADWRKGKGSALVRTGQYTQALEEYRAALDAYEHAGLKRELVEALQDLGSLQLLLGDLGSSENQFRKAIAVARELKHTRGVTHNLIALGQLEFRRSRYEQAAALFGEALTQARDAGDREAEARSSVQLALTLRTQGRLEEALAEGRRALETARGSGARPFEAEARLALGEVERRREQWQEALAHYASAAEMAEALGDPELSWRAAYGRGLSLEATGQDEEAVAALKKAVTVIESVRGRLREERFRAGYIEDKYQVYLTLVRLLLKLNRLDDAFSYSERLRSQSYLDLMYRGPTLAAGTGRENEEAELRERIRQLQRALEKEQLQAAPQQRSQALELFSSELAAAERAYQELLDDLRSRHPDSAAARALALPSRDEIQRSLPPATALIEYVTSDEAVAIFVVTRTGLRATTVPLGGADLRAKVELLRELIQRTQSRDWERPAASLRQSLIQPLEDAGWLEGVNRLYLVPHRILHYLPFAALPGGTEEKPRFLMEDYKLAYLPSASALTFARSRAANGRRLLSLAPAIARLRYARQEARDIARFFPDGSLVVTGTRATESAFKRHAAEYEVLHLATHGHFNKFAPLLSGVELEASGEDDGRLEVHEILGMRLKADLVTLSACETALGTGYFAEVPAGDDFVGLTRAFLFAGSPSVLATLWEVNDRSTSNLMRSFYRQMEHEDKATALASSQREMRTGTRYRHPYYWAPFVLVGSIE from the coding sequence ATGACGCGAGGCCTCTCCCTCGTGCTGTTTGCGCTGCTGCTGACCTGCACCACGGTCCTGGCCCAGGGCGGTCCGACAACCGGGACTACCGACCAGGTTACGGAGCGGGCCCGACAGCTCTACAGCGAGCAGGGGCCGCGAGCGGCGCTGCCCGAATTCGAGCGCGCGCTCGAACTCTATCGCCAGGAAGGCAATCGCCTGGGAGAAGCGATCGTCCTCGGCCTGATCGGCAACTGTCACAAGCGGTTCGGCGACTTCCCGAAGGCGCTGGACTACTTGAACCGCGCGTTGGCGATGAAGCGGGAACTGGGCGACCGCTTGGAAGAAGGCAAGACGCTGAGTCATCTTGGGCTGGTGTACTGGGAGATGGGCGACTACCCGCGCGCCATCGAACAACTGACGGGCAGCATCGCCATCGCGCGCGAGGCTGGAAGCAAGCAGCTCGAGGGTTCCGCGCTCAACAACCTCAGCCTGGTGTACGACGAGCTGGGAAACTACCGGAAGTCGCTCGAACAGTATCAGCGCGTCCTGGAACTGTATCGCGGGACGGACTTCGCCCGCGGGGAGAGCGACACGCTGGGCAACATCGGCGGAGTTTACCTGCTGTTGGGCCAATACCGCGAGGCGATGCGCTACTACCAGCAGGCCCTGGCCATCAGCGAGCGGCTGAATCTGAAGCCTTCGGCAAGCCAGGACCTGGGAAACATCGCGCTCTGCCACGTTGGGCTGGGGCAGGTGAAGGAGGCCCTGCACGCCTTCGACCGGGCTCTCGTACTGGCTCGGGAGGCAGGGCTTACCAAAGAAGAGGCGGATTGGCGTAAGGGAAAGGGCTCGGCGCTGGTGCGCACCGGCCAATACACCCAGGCGCTGGAAGAGTACCGGGCGGCGCTCGATGCCTACGAGCACGCCGGCCTGAAGCGGGAACTGGTCGAGGCGCTCCAGGACCTGGGATCGCTGCAGTTGCTCCTGGGCGACCTGGGATCGAGCGAAAACCAGTTCCGCAAGGCGATCGCGGTGGCACGCGAGCTGAAGCACACGCGCGGCGTCACCCACAACCTGATCGCGCTGGGACAACTGGAGTTTCGCCGCTCCCGTTATGAGCAGGCCGCCGCCCTCTTCGGCGAGGCGCTGACGCAGGCGCGAGACGCCGGCGACCGGGAGGCGGAGGCGCGCAGCTCGGTGCAACTGGCGCTCACGCTTCGCACGCAGGGCCGGCTGGAGGAAGCGCTGGCGGAAGGCCGGCGAGCCCTTGAAACCGCGCGCGGGAGCGGGGCGCGTCCGTTCGAGGCAGAGGCACGACTGGCTCTGGGGGAAGTCGAGCGACGGCGGGAGCAGTGGCAGGAGGCGCTGGCCCACTACGCTTCCGCCGCCGAAATGGCGGAGGCGCTGGGCGATCCTGAACTGAGCTGGCGGGCCGCTTATGGCCGCGGACTGTCGCTGGAAGCCACCGGGCAAGACGAGGAGGCGGTTGCCGCCCTGAAGAAGGCGGTGACGGTCATCGAATCCGTGAGGGGAAGGTTGCGCGAGGAGCGCTTCCGGGCGGGCTATATCGAAGACAAGTACCAGGTGTATCTCACCCTGGTCCGCCTGCTGCTCAAGCTGAACCGGCTGGATGACGCGTTTTCCTATTCGGAGCGCCTGCGCTCCCAGAGTTACCTCGACCTGATGTACCGCGGGCCCACCCTGGCCGCGGGCACGGGGAGAGAAAACGAGGAAGCGGAGTTGCGCGAGCGCATCCGGCAATTGCAGCGGGCCCTGGAAAAAGAACAGCTTCAGGCGGCGCCGCAACAACGTTCCCAGGCCCTGGAGTTGTTCTCCAGCGAACTGGCCGCAGCCGAACGCGCCTATCAGGAGCTGCTGGACGACCTGCGCAGCCGCCACCCGGACTCGGCCGCGGCCCGCGCGCTGGCCCTGCCTTCCAGGGATGAGATCCAGCGATCGCTCCCGCCGGCGACCGCTTTGATCGAATACGTGACTTCCGACGAAGCGGTGGCCATTTTCGTGGTAACCCGGACCGGCCTGAGAGCGACCACTGTGCCACTTGGGGGCGCGGATCTGCGCGCCAAGGTGGAACTGTTGCGGGAACTCATTCAGCGCACGCAGTCGCGCGACTGGGAAAGGCCGGCGGCCAGTCTTCGGCAGAGCCTCATCCAGCCGTTGGAGGACGCCGGGTGGCTGGAAGGAGTGAACCGCCTCTACCTGGTGCCGCACCGCATCCTGCACTACCTTCCGTTTGCGGCCTTGCCGGGCGGCACCGAAGAAAAGCCGCGCTTCCTAATGGAAGACTACAAGCTGGCCTACCTGCCCTCGGCTTCGGCGCTGACGTTCGCGCGTAGCCGGGCAGCGAACGGACGCCGCCTGCTTTCCCTGGCGCCGGCCATCGCCCGGCTGCGCTATGCCCGGCAGGAGGCGCGGGACATCGCCCGGTTCTTTCCCGACGGGAGCCTGGTGGTGACCGGCACGCGCGCCACCGAGTCCGCCTTCAAGAGGCACGCCGCCGAGTACGAAGTGCTGCACCTTGCGACCCACGGACACTTCAACAAGTTCGCGCCTCTGCTCTCGGGCGTGGAACTGGAAGCCAGCGGCGAGGACGATGGACGCCTGGAGGTGCACGAGATTCTGGGCATGCGGCTGAAGGCCGATCTGGTAACTCTGAGCGCCTGCGAAACCGCCCTGGGCACGGGCTATTTTGCGGAAGTGCCGGCGGGGGACGATTTTGTGGGCCTGACCCGTGCCTTCCTGTTTGCGGGCAGTCCCTCAGTCCTGGCCACGCTGTGGGAGGTCAACGACCGTTCAACCTCCAATCTGATGCGCAGCTTCTACCGCCAGATGGAGCACGAGGACAAGGCCACTGCGCTGGCCTCCAGCCAACGCGAGATGCGCACCGGAACCCGCTACCGGCACCCGTACTATTGGGCCCCGTTTGTGCTGGTGGGGAGCATAGAATGA
- a CDS encoding right-handed parallel beta-helix repeat-containing protein, with amino-acid sequence MKKPRSRFALLLLFSSLLSVQPAVAGVTSVNCDDPKKNSINAALALLNPAVPNTLQVSGTCNEDVVVVSFQRLTMAGNPAATIHGSLQAIDSPGFTIRDFTVTATGSLALVCGIDSTCFLTNVTVEDATSVGFFVTDRSKATLNGGTIRNNPGRGVLVIGASELTLLGGVIENNGASGIVVEEHSFLNAGLGSSLISPVIHNNVGNGIRAAVNSTVRISSSTVSGNGLDGLRLETGSVGRLENSSITGNTGHGIRIGDQSLAWFRTATTVSGNNPDQVTCDGQFAVTRGFANATGATTNCSAEPAPLP; translated from the coding sequence ATGAAAAAACCACGCTCTCGCTTTGCACTGCTGCTGCTCTTTTCTTCTCTGCTGTCTGTCCAGCCTGCCGTGGCAGGCGTAACCAGCGTCAACTGCGACGATCCGAAAAAGAACTCCATCAATGCAGCGCTGGCATTGCTCAATCCGGCAGTGCCCAACACTCTGCAGGTCTCAGGAACGTGTAACGAAGACGTGGTCGTGGTCAGTTTCCAACGGCTCACCATGGCCGGGAACCCCGCCGCAACCATCCATGGAAGCCTCCAAGCCATCGATTCGCCAGGTTTCACGATAAGAGACTTCACCGTGACCGCTACCGGCAGCCTCGCGCTCGTATGCGGCATTGATTCCACCTGCTTCCTAACCAACGTTACCGTGGAGGATGCCACCTCGGTGGGATTCTTCGTGACCGACCGGAGCAAGGCCACCCTCAACGGCGGGACCATCAGAAACAACCCTGGGCGGGGCGTGTTGGTTATCGGCGCCTCCGAACTGACCCTCTTGGGCGGGGTCATCGAAAACAACGGCGCGTCCGGGATTGTGGTCGAGGAGCACAGCTTCCTCAACGCCGGCCTGGGGTCAAGCCTCATCTCTCCCGTGATTCACAACAATGTCGGCAATGGGATTCGGGCAGCGGTCAACTCGACCGTCCGGATCAGCTCCTCCACGGTCAGTGGAAACGGGCTGGACGGGCTGCGGTTGGAAACCGGTTCGGTGGGACGCCTGGAGAACTCCAGCATTACGGGGAACACCGGGCACGGTATCCGCATCGGGGACCAGTCGCTGGCCTGGTTTCGCACCGCCACAACGGTGAGCGGAAACAATCCCGACCAGGTCACATGCGACGGCCAGTTTGCCGTCACCAGAGGATTTGCTAACGCTACCGGTGCTACCACCAACTGCTCCGCCGAGCCCGCGCCATTACCGTGA
- a CDS encoding alpha/beta fold hydrolase produces the protein MPAAYQFGPFRLDVPERQLLRGADSIPLRAKVFDTLALLVENHGRLLTKDELIKAVWPDSVVEENNLNHNISVLRKALGEGATGQAYIETVPRVGYRFVAEVEEVADERTPAPAAPSAVPLPVRQEIRFCTAPDGVRIAYSTVGSGAPLVKAANWLNHLEFEWQSPIWSHWISELVRHHTVVRYDERGNGLSDWSAEDLSFESWVRDLETVVNAAGLERFALLGISQGGAVACAYAARHPGKVSHLVLYGAFARGWMHRGSPEEIERRDAMMTLTRLGWGTDNLAFRQLWTAHFMPEATPEQAQWFSDLQRVTASPENAVRLMTEAGHIQVVDLLPQVRVPAIVLHCEHENAVPFAEGRLLAASIPGARLVPLPGRNHLVLPAEPAWPLFLQELGAFLGWETES, from the coding sequence ATGCCCGCCGCTTATCAGTTCGGTCCTTTTCGTCTCGACGTTCCCGAGCGCCAGCTTCTGCGCGGCGCCGACTCCATTCCCCTGCGCGCCAAGGTGTTCGACACCCTCGCTCTGCTGGTGGAGAATCACGGCCGCTTGCTCACCAAGGACGAGCTCATCAAGGCCGTCTGGCCCGATTCCGTCGTGGAAGAGAACAACCTGAACCACAACATCTCCGTGCTGCGCAAAGCCTTGGGAGAAGGAGCCACCGGCCAGGCCTATATCGAGACCGTTCCCCGCGTGGGTTATCGCTTCGTGGCCGAAGTAGAAGAGGTGGCCGACGAGCGGACCCCCGCCCCGGCGGCGCCCTCGGCGGTTCCGCTCCCGGTTCGCCAGGAAATCCGTTTTTGCACCGCGCCCGATGGCGTGCGCATCGCCTATTCCACCGTGGGCTCGGGAGCGCCGCTGGTGAAGGCGGCCAACTGGCTCAACCATCTCGAGTTCGAATGGCAAAGCCCCATCTGGAGTCACTGGATCAGCGAACTCGTCCGCCATCACACCGTCGTCCGCTATGACGAGCGCGGCAACGGACTCTCCGATTGGAGCGCCGAAGACCTTTCCTTCGAATCCTGGGTGCGCGACCTGGAAACGGTGGTGAACGCAGCCGGCCTGGAACGCTTTGCCCTGTTAGGCATTTCCCAGGGAGGCGCTGTGGCCTGTGCCTACGCCGCCCGTCATCCCGGAAAGGTCAGCCACCTGGTTCTCTATGGCGCCTTCGCCCGTGGCTGGATGCACCGCGGCTCTCCGGAGGAGATTGAGCGCCGCGACGCCATGATGACCCTGACGCGCCTCGGCTGGGGCACGGACAATCTCGCTTTCCGCCAGCTTTGGACCGCCCACTTCATGCCCGAGGCCACTCCTGAACAGGCGCAATGGTTCAGCGACCTGCAGCGCGTCACAGCTTCTCCGGAGAACGCCGTCCGCCTGATGACCGAAGCCGGCCACATTCAGGTCGTGGACCTCCTGCCGCAGGTCCGCGTGCCCGCCATCGTCCTACACTGCGAGCACGAGAATGCCGTACCCTTCGCCGAAGGACGCTTGCTCGCGGCTTCCATCCCCGGCGCCCGCCTCGTCCCTCTGCCCGGACGCAACCATCTCGTCCTGCCTGCTGAGCCTGCCTGGCCCCTCTTCCTCCAAGAACTCGGCGCGTTTTTGGGCTGGGAAACTGAATCCTGA
- a CDS encoding AAA family ATPase, which produces MTGMSSRIYEFGPFRLDIRERQLLRGADPIPLRAKVFDTLAVLVQNQGRLLSKDELMQAVWPDAVVEENNLNHNISVLRKALGEKATGQVYVETVPRIGYRFVAEVRPATAAPQTVPSFAPPARPRLQAAPPVFLERDLELRQLHQWLDEALSGSRRVVCIAGDAGLGKTTLVDAFLEQAAEKKSPWIAYGQCLDHHGEGEPYMPVLEALGRLCRGPEAAQVVALLERHAPNWLLQMPWLVGAGEAEALQKRSVGANRERMLRQGVEVLEALAAVRPLVLVFEDLHWADYSSLDLLLRLARRPEPAPLMLIATFRPAEAAAADHPLHAAVEDMKARGFCRTLAPAMLTEAAVAQYLGARLPGSSLPQGLAHLLHQRTEGNPLFVGTLLDFWVAQGAVVESDGGWRLKTSLDELASGVPESLRQLIEQQLAALEPGDREVLAAASVSGMSFSAAAVSAALELPAEVAEARCAALARRGAFLRSAGVEEWQDGTVAAAFTFRHSLYQATLYQRVPAGRRVRLHQLIGERMEAALGSRAHERAAELAEHFTEGRDARRAMHYHQVAAENAFSRSAFREAIAHLQEALAMVRRLPDLPERRRAELEVLAALGPALAFTRGWGDREAESVLRRAHELGMEEDIPGCYPAVFWLAGMFELRGQYRQSQALLEQHVARQPSGERHTPTESHELLACSFYHQGVFEAALEHADHGVSLGDPYSSIPAAISESTTVACHDWAALALWFLGYSDQALQRAEKALLLAADPAFLFSLTHARAQAAHLRQLRREPSLAKEWADAAVSLASEYGFPYPLGLATVVRGWARAMLGSGEEGLAEIHRGMEICRAAGVELDRPYFLGLLAEAAMQAGRFKTAAQALAEGRALAEAARSFFYEAELVRLQGELALASGMPGEPEARFRQALEVARRQGSRALELRAATSLARLLRNSEANASLAEVLGWFKEGFDTPDLRAARELLDERVPAAVSPVRERPTT; this is translated from the coding sequence ATGACCGGCATGTCCAGCCGGATCTACGAGTTCGGGCCCTTCCGCCTCGATATCCGCGAGCGCCAGCTTCTGCGGGGCGCCGACCCCATCCCTCTGCGCGCCAAGGTTTTTGACACTCTGGCCGTATTGGTTCAGAACCAGGGTCGCCTGCTCTCTAAGGACGAGCTCATGCAAGCCGTCTGGCCTGACGCGGTGGTGGAAGAGAACAACCTGAACCACAACATCTCCGTGCTGCGGAAGGCGTTGGGCGAGAAGGCGACCGGCCAGGTGTATGTCGAAACCGTGCCGCGGATCGGCTATCGCTTCGTGGCGGAGGTTCGACCGGCGACCGCCGCGCCGCAAACAGTTCCGTCTTTCGCGCCCCCGGCACGGCCTCGTTTGCAGGCGGCGCCACCCGTATTCCTCGAGCGCGATCTCGAACTCCGCCAGCTTCATCAGTGGCTGGACGAGGCTCTTTCGGGTTCGCGTCGAGTCGTTTGCATCGCCGGGGATGCCGGCCTCGGCAAGACCACGCTCGTGGACGCTTTCCTCGAACAGGCTGCGGAGAAGAAGAGCCCTTGGATCGCCTACGGCCAGTGCCTCGATCACCATGGCGAAGGCGAGCCGTATATGCCGGTGCTGGAGGCGCTGGGGCGGCTGTGCCGCGGTCCCGAGGCTGCGCAAGTGGTCGCTCTGCTCGAGCGCCACGCTCCCAACTGGCTGCTGCAGATGCCCTGGTTGGTGGGCGCGGGAGAGGCCGAAGCCCTGCAGAAGCGATCAGTCGGCGCCAACCGCGAGCGCATGTTGCGCCAGGGAGTGGAAGTCCTGGAAGCCCTTGCCGCCGTCCGGCCCCTGGTGCTGGTGTTCGAGGATCTTCACTGGGCCGATTACTCTTCGCTGGACCTGCTGCTCCGCCTCGCACGGCGCCCCGAACCGGCGCCCCTCATGCTGATCGCCACCTTCCGCCCGGCGGAGGCGGCCGCCGCCGATCACCCTCTGCACGCGGCGGTGGAGGATATGAAGGCTCGTGGTTTCTGTCGAACCCTGGCTCCGGCCATGCTCACCGAAGCGGCTGTCGCGCAGTACCTGGGTGCCCGCCTCCCCGGCTCCAGCCTTCCTCAAGGATTGGCGCATCTCCTGCATCAGCGTACCGAGGGGAATCCTCTGTTCGTGGGCACCCTGCTGGATTTCTGGGTCGCCCAGGGAGCGGTGGTGGAGTCAGACGGCGGATGGCGTCTGAAGACCAGCTTGGACGAGCTCGCTTCCGGCGTGCCGGAAAGCTTGCGCCAACTCATCGAGCAGCAGCTGGCGGCGCTCGAGCCCGGGGACCGCGAGGTCCTTGCTGCCGCCAGCGTTTCCGGCATGTCCTTCTCGGCCGCCGCCGTCTCCGCCGCGCTTGAACTGCCTGCCGAAGTAGCCGAGGCCCGGTGTGCGGCTCTGGCCCGCCGCGGCGCTTTCTTGCGCTCTGCCGGCGTCGAGGAATGGCAGGACGGCACGGTGGCCGCCGCCTTCACCTTCCGCCACAGCCTGTATCAGGCAACGTTGTATCAGCGCGTTCCCGCCGGCCGCCGCGTTCGCCTGCACCAGTTGATCGGTGAACGTATGGAAGCGGCTCTCGGCTCACGCGCCCACGAGCGGGCCGCGGAACTCGCTGAGCATTTCACCGAAGGGCGCGATGCGCGGCGCGCCATGCACTATCACCAGGTCGCGGCGGAGAACGCTTTCAGTCGCAGTGCGTTCCGCGAAGCCATCGCCCACTTGCAGGAAGCGCTCGCGATGGTGCGCCGTCTCCCCGACCTGCCAGAACGCCGCCGCGCGGAACTCGAGGTGCTGGCCGCCTTGGGACCTGCTTTGGCTTTCACGCGTGGCTGGGGTGACCGCGAAGCGGAATCGGTCCTTCGCCGCGCCCATGAACTTGGCATGGAGGAGGACATTCCGGGGTGCTACCCGGCTGTCTTTTGGCTGGCGGGCATGTTCGAACTGCGCGGGCAATACCGCCAGTCCCAGGCTTTGCTCGAACAACACGTTGCCCGGCAGCCTTCCGGCGAGCGGCACACACCCACCGAATCCCATGAGCTGCTGGCCTGTTCGTTTTACCACCAGGGAGTCTTCGAAGCCGCGCTGGAGCACGCAGATCACGGTGTCTCCCTGGGCGATCCCTATTCCTCTATTCCCGCAGCCATCAGTGAGAGCACGACCGTGGCCTGCCACGACTGGGCGGCTCTTGCGCTCTGGTTCTTGGGCTATTCCGACCAGGCATTGCAGCGCGCTGAAAAAGCGCTCCTCCTCGCGGCCGATCCTGCTTTTCTGTTCAGCCTGACCCACGCTCGTGCCCAGGCGGCGCACTTGCGCCAATTGCGCCGTGAGCCGTCTCTAGCTAAAGAGTGGGCTGACGCCGCGGTCTCCCTCGCCTCCGAGTATGGCTTTCCTTATCCTTTGGGCCTCGCTACCGTGGTGCGCGGATGGGCGCGCGCCATGCTGGGAAGCGGTGAAGAGGGTCTCGCGGAAATCCATCGCGGCATGGAAATCTGCCGCGCTGCCGGAGTGGAGTTGGACCGCCCCTACTTCCTCGGCCTGTTGGCCGAGGCTGCCATGCAAGCCGGCAGGTTCAAGACGGCGGCGCAGGCTCTCGCAGAGGGCCGGGCTCTGGCGGAGGCGGCGCGCAGCTTCTTCTATGAGGCCGAGCTCGTACGCTTGCAGGGCGAGTTGGCGCTGGCCTCAGGCATGCCGGGAGAGCCGGAGGCGCGCTTCCGCCAGGCGCTGGAAGTGGCGCGCCGGCAGGGCTCTCGCGCGCTCGAGCTGCGTGCGGCCACCAGCCTCGCCCGTCTGCTCCGCAATTCCGAGGCGAATGCTTCGCTGGCCGAGGTGTTGGGCTGGTTCAAGGAAGGCTTCGATACGCCGGACCTGCGCGCCGCTCGCGAATTGCTGGACGAGCGCGTTCCGGCTGCAGTGTCTCCGGTTCGCGAGCGTCCCACGACCTGA
- a CDS encoding DUF4242 domain-containing protein: MPKYVIEREIKGVGELSSAELQSISQHSCEVIDQLGRSIQWVTSYVTDHKLYCIYIAPDAEAIREHAQRGGFPANRISEVRNIIDPTTAESRGNVQAAFENALEDALTETRN, encoded by the coding sequence GTGCCGAAATACGTCATCGAACGGGAAATCAAAGGGGTGGGCGAGCTTTCGAGCGCCGAACTCCAGTCAATCTCCCAGCATTCCTGCGAGGTCATCGACCAACTGGGACGAAGCATCCAGTGGGTGACGAGCTACGTGACCGACCACAAGCTGTATTGCATCTATATCGCCCCGGACGCCGAAGCCATCCGGGAGCATGCCCAGCGCGGCGGATTTCCGGCCAACCGGATCTCGGAGGTGCGCAACATCATCGACCCCACCACGGCCGAGAGCAGGGGAAACGTTCAGGCTGCCTTCGAAAACGCACTCGAGGACGCCCTAACCGAAACCAGGAACTGA
- a CDS encoding selenium-binding family protein — protein sequence MNWKPDQTFYPSPKMAMEAVPEKLGYLAQMDPARKRPDALAVVDLDPESKSYGQILSQLDMPNAGDELHHFGWNACSSCLCPSSPHPHMERRYLVVPGLRSSRIHIVDTKPDPKNPKLAKVIEPEEVLKKTGYSRAHTSHCGPDGIYMNALGSAEGKGPGGIFMLDAENFDIKGRWEKDRGPQHLAYDFWWHLGHDTMITSEWGTPDMVENGVIPELLMGGKYGHALHVWDLRRRTHQQVLDLGAEQQMVLELRPAHDPTETYGFVGVVTSLKDLSASVWLWYREGSNGNGQWKIRKVIEIPAEPAAAEDLPPLLKGFGAVPPLVTDINLSLDDRFLYVSCWGTGELLQYDVSDPFNPVKTGSVRIGGIVKRAAHPAQPKKALNGGPQMVELSRDGKRVYLTNSLYASWDEQFYPDGIRGWMVKLDVGKQGGMELDKRFLLETDLRPHQVHLEGGDASSDSYCFS from the coding sequence ATGAACTGGAAACCTGACCAGACCTTTTATCCCTCGCCCAAGATGGCGATGGAAGCAGTGCCGGAGAAGTTGGGCTACCTGGCCCAGATGGATCCGGCACGCAAGCGCCCGGACGCGCTAGCGGTAGTAGACCTGGATCCCGAATCCAAGAGCTACGGGCAGATTCTCAGCCAGCTGGACATGCCCAACGCGGGCGACGAGCTGCATCACTTCGGTTGGAACGCGTGCAGCTCCTGCTTGTGCCCGTCTTCGCCGCATCCGCACATGGAGCGGCGCTACCTGGTGGTGCCGGGCCTGCGCTCGTCGCGCATCCACATTGTGGACACCAAGCCCGACCCCAAGAACCCGAAGCTGGCAAAAGTGATCGAGCCGGAAGAGGTCTTGAAGAAGACCGGCTACAGCCGCGCGCACACCTCGCACTGCGGTCCCGACGGCATCTACATGAACGCGCTGGGGTCGGCGGAGGGCAAGGGGCCGGGCGGCATCTTCATGCTGGACGCCGAAAACTTCGACATCAAAGGACGATGGGAGAAGGATCGCGGCCCGCAGCACCTGGCGTACGACTTTTGGTGGCACCTGGGACACGACACCATGATCACCAGCGAGTGGGGCACGCCCGACATGGTGGAGAATGGCGTGATTCCCGAGCTGCTGATGGGCGGGAAATACGGCCACGCTCTGCACGTGTGGGACCTGCGTCGCCGCACCCACCAGCAGGTGCTCGACCTGGGCGCCGAGCAGCAGATGGTGCTGGAGCTGCGTCCGGCGCACGACCCGACCGAAACCTACGGATTCGTGGGCGTCGTGACCTCGCTCAAGGACCTTTCGGCTTCGGTCTGGCTGTGGTACCGCGAAGGGTCGAACGGCAACGGGCAGTGGAAGATCCGCAAGGTGATCGAGATCCCCGCTGAGCCGGCCGCCGCCGAGGATCTGCCCCCACTGCTGAAGGGATTCGGCGCCGTGCCGCCGCTGGTGACCGACATCAACCTGTCGCTCGACGACCGCTTCCTTTACGTCTCCTGCTGGGGCACCGGGGAGCTGTTGCAGTACGACGTCTCGGATCCCTTCAATCCGGTGAAGACCGGCTCGGTGCGGATCGGCGGCATCGTGAAGCGCGCAGCGCATCCCGCGCAGCCCAAGAAGGCGCTGAACGGCGGACCGCAGATGGTGGAGTTGAGCCGGGACGGCAAGCGTGTCTACCTGACCAACTCGCTGTATGCCAGCTGGGACGAGCAGTTCTATCCCGACGGCATCCGCGGCTGGATGGTGAAGCTGGACGTGGGCAAGCAGGGCGGCATGGAACTGGACAAGCGGTTCCTGCTGGAAACCGACCTGCGCCCGCACCAGGTGCACCTGGAGGGCGGCGACGCTTCCTCCGATTCCTACTGCTTCTCGTGA